In a genomic window of Staphylococcus taiwanensis:
- a CDS encoding CPBP family intramembrane metalloprotease — protein sequence MTDYENLNTNASSSQHSHEHPAIHTDERHPTGNKVVNALIFIGWMLLIQIPLVTIMFIYSFSVKMDGMSATLASIVYLLLAAIVVWLVRRYYKRHSYETPKKFKGKDIAVNIGWAALLRVIVIGMSYLMLFATGSMQTQNDKLLLGDMNAAKPTPDQLGQVFPLIIFVLTITFITPYLEELVYRGIFKERLFKRTRFWLPFILSSLIFASQHGISNWVAIIMYTLMGMIFYLAYHRRGNVRDSMMVHMIHNGVSGIMILYGYFMVFFS from the coding sequence ATGACTGATTATGAAAATCTGAATACAAATGCTTCATCATCACAGCATTCACATGAACACCCTGCAATACATACTGATGAACGCCATCCTACCGGGAATAAAGTAGTAAATGCTTTAATCTTTATCGGTTGGATGCTTCTCATTCAAATTCCTTTAGTCACTATCATGTTTATTTATTCTTTTTCTGTAAAAATGGATGGCATGTCGGCGACGCTTGCCTCAATTGTCTACCTATTATTAGCTGCCATCGTGGTATGGCTTGTTAGACGGTATTACAAACGTCATAGCTATGAAACACCTAAAAAGTTTAAAGGCAAAGATATCGCAGTCAATATTGGTTGGGCAGCTTTACTACGCGTAATTGTCATCGGCATGTCTTATTTAATGTTGTTTGCGACAGGCTCAATGCAAACACAGAACGATAAATTATTACTTGGTGACATGAATGCTGCTAAACCTACGCCAGATCAATTAGGTCAAGTCTTTCCATTAATCATATTCGTACTTACCATTACATTCATAACTCCCTATTTAGAGGAACTGGTTTATCGTGGCATTTTTAAAGAAAGACTTTTCAAACGCACACGTTTCTGGTTACCGTTTATCTTGTCATCTTTAATCTTTGCTTCTCAACATGGCATTTCAAACTGGGTTGCCATTATTATGTATACATTGATGGGAATGATCTTCTACCTTGCTTACCATCGTCGAGGTAACGTAAGAGATAGCATGATGGTTCACATGATTCATAACGGTGTCAGTGGTATTATGATTTTATATGGTTATTTCATGGTATTTTTTAGTTAA
- a CDS encoding NDxxF motif lipoprotein produces the protein MKKFILFISTLVLTLSLVGCSSSSDEKNSKDTSSDNKQSHNSANHNHKIPKHIFDKTTKDQKISESTIKKDIKTYLDTDRKLTDAREPYEDKLDSDEKLSKKKEQKFNHIVDLQERNLKNFANYIKNNQMPNKEYEQYTKKISNYMIATYQTNQRALNLDEDASLKDILDVNKDKAIANGREQAKIEKFLKEKNIKTIAFDK, from the coding sequence ATGAAAAAGTTTATATTATTCATTTCAACATTAGTATTAACCCTTTCATTAGTAGGATGTTCGTCATCATCAGACGAGAAAAATTCTAAAGACACATCTTCAGATAATAAGCAGTCACACAATAGTGCTAATCATAATCACAAAATACCAAAACATATTTTTGATAAAACAACTAAAGATCAGAAAATTTCTGAAAGTACGATTAAAAAAGATATTAAAACCTATTTAGATACCGATAGAAAATTAACAGATGCTAGAGAGCCATACGAGGACAAGTTAGACTCTGACGAAAAGTTATCTAAAAAGAAAGAACAAAAATTCAATCATATTGTTGACTTACAAGAACGAAATTTAAAAAACTTTGCCAATTACATAAAAAATAATCAAATGCCTAACAAAGAATATGAACAATACACTAAAAAGATAAGTAATTATATGATAGCAACATATCAAACAAATCAACGTGCGTTAAATTTAGATGAAGATGCATCATTAAAAGATATTCTTGATGTCAATAAAGACAAGGCGATTGCAAATGGTCGAGAACAAGCTAAAATTGAGAAATTCTTGAAAGAGAAAAATATAAAGACCATTGCATTTGATAAATAA
- a CDS encoding MurR/RpiR family transcriptional regulator translates to MKFENRIQQSRHLLTKMDKKIIEYIQTHELDDHFSTINSLAYAIGTSPATITRFSGKLNYANFQDMKFNLQHEKSEKVVENAPLVQLIHRYHQNIIQQTGEFISEEKIKRLAHNLKTCRQVNFAGLGSSGLTASEFYYRTMRMGIKGSVSTDAHQMKISASLLNAQDMFVAISNSGETIELIEAAKIAQQQGAYVVVITNFEGSALTKNADLVLITTAQSSNNDSKFINSQIATHFLLDIVSYLLLKDPHMHQVYQQTRAVILGNEKE, encoded by the coding sequence ATGAAATTTGAAAATAGAATTCAACAGAGTCGTCATTTGTTAACAAAAATGGATAAAAAAATTATCGAGTATATTCAAACGCATGAACTCGATGATCATTTCTCAACGATAAATTCATTAGCTTATGCTATTGGTACGTCACCAGCTACCATTACAAGATTTAGTGGCAAATTAAATTACGCAAACTTTCAAGATATGAAATTTAATTTACAACATGAGAAGTCAGAGAAAGTCGTAGAAAATGCACCGCTTGTACAATTAATTCATCGTTATCATCAAAATATTATTCAACAAACAGGAGAATTTATTTCCGAGGAAAAGATTAAACGCTTAGCACATAATTTGAAAACGTGTAGACAGGTCAATTTCGCGGGATTAGGAAGTTCAGGTTTAACTGCAAGTGAATTTTACTATCGCACTATGCGTATGGGAATTAAAGGTTCGGTATCAACAGATGCGCATCAAATGAAGATATCGGCGTCATTACTAAACGCACAAGATATGTTTGTCGCGATTTCAAATAGTGGAGAGACAATTGAATTAATCGAAGCGGCTAAAATCGCGCAACAACAAGGCGCTTATGTTGTCGTCATTACTAACTTTGAAGGGAGTGCATTAACTAAAAATGCAGACTTAGTACTGATAACAACTGCACAATCCAGTAACAATGATTCTAAATTTATCAATTCTCAAATAGCGACACACTTTTTATTAGATATTGTGAGCTATTTACTACTTAAAGATCCGCATATGCATCAAGTGTATCAACAAACAAGAGCTGTTATTTTAGGAAATGAGAAAGAATGA
- a CDS encoding N-acetylmannosamine-6-phosphate 2-epimerase — translation MLPNGLIVSCQALPDEPLHSSFIMSKMALAAYQGGAVGIRANTKEDILAIREEVSLPVIGIVKRDYEGSDVFITATTKEVDELIESGCDVIALDATQQTRPKETLEELVHYIREKAPNVEIMADISTVEEAINADHLNFDYIGTTLHGYTSYTKGHILFENDFEFLKEVLQQVNAKVIAEGNVLTPEMFKKVHDLGVHCTVVGGAITRPKLITERFIQAIQ, via the coding sequence ATGTTACCAAACGGATTAATCGTGTCTTGTCAGGCTTTACCTGATGAACCGTTACATTCATCTTTTATTATGTCAAAAATGGCTTTAGCTGCTTACCAAGGTGGAGCAGTTGGTATACGTGCAAATACAAAAGAAGATATTTTAGCTATTCGTGAAGAAGTATCTCTCCCAGTTATCGGAATTGTAAAACGAGATTATGAAGGATCAGATGTCTTCATTACTGCGACGACTAAAGAAGTAGATGAATTGATTGAAAGTGGTTGTGACGTCATTGCTTTAGACGCGACTCAACAAACACGACCTAAAGAAACACTAGAAGAATTAGTACATTATATACGTGAAAAAGCACCAAACGTTGAAATTATGGCTGATATTTCTACTGTAGAAGAAGCAATAAATGCTGATCATTTAAACTTTGATTACATTGGCACAACATTACATGGGTATACATCTTATACAAAGGGACATATTCTCTTTGAAAATGATTTTGAATTTTTAAAAGAAGTATTACAACAAGTCAATGCAAAAGTAATTGCAGAAGGTAATGTTTTGACACCTGAGATGTTTAAAAAAGTACATGATTTAGGTGTTCATTGCACCGTAGTTGGCGGTGCAATTACACGTCCTAAACTAATCACTGAACGTTTTATACAAGCTATCCAGTAA
- a CDS encoding N-acetylneuraminate lyase, with product MEDKLKGLYAALLVPFDEHGQVKEEGLKQIAKNAIETEQLDGLYVNGSSGENFLISKEQKKQIFRVVKETVGDDVNLIAQIGSLDLNEAIELGKYATELGYDALSAVTPFYYPFSFEEIKQYYFDIIEATQNNMIIYAIPDLTGVNISIEQFGELFNHEKVVGVKYTAPNFFLLERIRKAFPNKLILSGFDEMLVQATISVVDGAIGSTYNVNGRRARQIFDLAREGKIDEAYQIQHDTNDIIETVLSMGIYPTLKEILKSRGIDGGLPKRPFQPFDEKHREALDNLIKTYDL from the coding sequence ATGGAAGATAAATTAAAAGGTTTATATGCTGCATTGCTTGTACCGTTTGACGAACATGGACAAGTAAAAGAAGAGGGATTAAAACAAATTGCTAAGAACGCAATTGAAACGGAACAACTCGATGGTTTATATGTTAACGGAAGTTCTGGCGAGAATTTCTTAATTAGTAAAGAACAAAAGAAACAAATCTTTAGAGTTGTGAAAGAAACTGTTGGAGACGATGTGAACTTAATCGCTCAAATTGGATCATTAGACTTAAATGAAGCGATTGAACTTGGTAAATATGCAACAGAATTGGGCTACGATGCATTATCAGCAGTTACACCATTCTATTATCCATTCTCATTTGAAGAAATTAAGCAATACTATTTCGATATTATCGAAGCAACTCAAAACAATATGATTATTTATGCAATCCCTGATTTAACAGGTGTGAATATTAGCATTGAACAATTTGGCGAGCTGTTCAACCATGAAAAAGTGGTTGGTGTGAAATACACGGCACCTAATTTCTTCTTACTAGAACGAATTCGTAAAGCATTCCCTAACAAATTAATATTATCTGGATTTGATGAAATGTTAGTACAAGCCACAATCTCAGTTGTCGATGGGGCGATTGGTTCAACATACAATGTCAATGGTCGTCGTGCACGTCAAATCTTTGATTTAGCACGTGAAGGCAAAATTGACGAAGCATATCAAATACAACACGATACAAATGACATTATTGAAACGGTATTAAGTATGGGGATTTATCCTACTTTGAAAGAAATATTGAAGTCTCGTGGTATCGATGGCGGTCTACCTAAACGTCCATTCCAACCGTTTGATGAAAAACATCGTGAAGCATTAGATAATCTCATAAAAACATACGATTTATAA
- a CDS encoding sodium:solute symporter — MHQIGFGAWNWVAVIGYLVIMLLIGAYFTKRASKDTDSFFTASGRLPSWAIGFSIYATTLSAITFMSTPEKAFLTDWAYIAGNIAIVAIIPILIAFYVPFFKKLRVTSAYEYLEARFGPSIRVIGSLLFVIFHLGRIAIVIYLPTLAITAVSDMNPYIVASLVGILCILYTFLGGFEGVVWSDFIQGVILLGGALMIIIIGAFEIKGGFGTIVSDAIANKKFISADNWKLNSAAAAIPIIFLGNIFNNLHQYTASQDVVQRYQASDSMDETKKSLWTNGVLALISAPIFYGMGTMMYSFYQHEQVLPKGFNTSSIVPYFILTEMPPFVGGLLIAAIFAAAQSTISSSLNSISACISEDIKHRFFGKGADKAEVNFARLVIIVAGLLSYGISMYLIAADSNNLWDLFLLITGLFGVPLAGIFAVGIFTKRANTFGVLVGLVAGVIIAYVLNGVGGGNSPFYVSIISFVVAFVFGYLVSLVVPAKNAKDITGLTIFDKDKPSTYISKVVEKK; from the coding sequence ATGCATCAAATCGGTTTTGGGGCATGGAACTGGGTAGCCGTGATTGGTTATCTTGTTATTATGTTATTAATTGGAGCTTACTTTACGAAAAGAGCAAGTAAAGATACGGATAGTTTCTTTACAGCGAGTGGTCGCTTGCCTTCATGGGCAATTGGTTTCTCAATTTATGCGACAACATTAAGTGCCATTACCTTTATGTCTACACCGGAAAAAGCCTTTTTAACAGACTGGGCGTACATCGCAGGAAATATTGCCATAGTTGCTATTATTCCAATTTTAATCGCGTTCTATGTACCATTCTTTAAAAAGTTACGTGTAACATCGGCGTACGAATATTTAGAAGCACGATTCGGACCAAGTATCCGTGTCATCGGTTCTTTATTATTTGTTATTTTCCATTTAGGACGCATCGCCATAGTAATTTATTTGCCAACATTAGCCATTACAGCTGTATCCGATATGAATCCATATATTGTAGCTAGTTTAGTCGGTATTTTATGTATTCTTTATACGTTTTTAGGTGGATTCGAGGGTGTTGTATGGAGCGACTTTATCCAAGGTGTCATTTTATTAGGTGGGGCGTTAATGATTATCATCATTGGTGCATTTGAAATCAAAGGTGGTTTCGGCACAATCGTCAGTGATGCGATAGCGAATAAAAAGTTTATTAGTGCGGATAATTGGAAATTGAATTCAGCAGCGGCTGCGATTCCAATTATTTTCCTTGGAAATATCTTTAACAACTTACACCAATATACGGCGAGTCAAGATGTTGTTCAACGTTATCAAGCATCCGATTCAATGGATGAAACGAAGAAATCATTATGGACAAATGGTGTATTAGCATTGATTTCTGCACCAATCTTCTACGGAATGGGAACAATGATGTATTCATTCTATCAACATGAACAAGTCTTACCTAAAGGCTTTAATACATCATCTATCGTTCCATATTTCATCTTAACTGAAATGCCACCATTTGTAGGTGGATTACTGATAGCAGCTATTTTCGCAGCTGCACAATCAACGATTTCATCAAGCTTGAACTCTATCTCTGCTTGTATTTCGGAAGATATTAAACACCGTTTCTTTGGAAAAGGTGCAGATAAAGCAGAAGTTAACTTTGCACGATTAGTCATTATCGTGGCCGGTTTATTGAGTTATGGTATTTCAATGTATCTTATCGCCGCAGATTCAAATAATTTATGGGATTTATTCTTATTAATCACTGGATTATTTGGTGTACCGCTGGCTGGTATCTTTGCCGTAGGTATTTTTACAAAACGAGCGAATACATTTGGTGTCTTAGTAGGATTAGTAGCAGGTGTAATCATAGCTTATGTATTGAATGGCGTCGGTGGAGGTAACTCTCCATTCTATGTATCAATTATTTCTTTCGTCGTGGCCTTCGTCTTCGGCTACTTAGTAAGTCTGGTTGTACCAGCTAAAAATGCGAAAGATATTACCGGATTAACAATCTTCGATAAAGATAAACCATCAACATATATTTCTAAAGTAGTAGAGAAAAAATAA
- a CDS encoding CPBP family intramembrane metalloprotease, which translates to MSDNMSNQKHKHFQISQKPYWKLLLQSIFLILILFMAESMVIYLVEKPRYFWIAIIAVIIALLILKMSKLHLFQLTQITKKQWLFIIIGFILANGADYIYFEFMPITGNEKELEQSYQNVPLYLQLIAIGILGPILEEIIFRGLLIKGIFRGAPIIGGIVSVILFAGAHGPSNIGEWFIYGFSGLIFVIAYLRTGRLEVSMIMHMLGNIFATFQNYFW; encoded by the coding sequence ATGTCTGATAACATGTCGAATCAAAAACATAAACATTTCCAAATTTCACAGAAACCCTATTGGAAGTTGCTATTACAATCCATTTTCTTAATTCTAATACTCTTTATGGCTGAATCGATGGTTATCTATTTAGTAGAGAAGCCGAGATACTTTTGGATTGCCATTATAGCCGTCATCATTGCGCTTTTAATTTTGAAAATGAGTAAATTACATCTATTTCAATTGACGCAAATAACGAAAAAACAATGGCTATTTATTATCATTGGATTCATTCTTGCTAATGGAGCAGATTATATTTATTTCGAATTTATGCCTATTACAGGAAATGAAAAAGAATTAGAACAAAGTTATCAAAATGTGCCACTTTATTTACAATTGATTGCGATAGGTATTTTAGGCCCTATTTTGGAAGAGATAATCTTTAGAGGGTTGTTGATTAAAGGCATATTCAGAGGTGCACCTATAATCGGCGGAATCGTGTCCGTTATCTTATTCGCTGGTGCCCATGGGCCAAGTAACATAGGTGAATGGTTCATTTATGGTTTTTCAGGTTTAATTTTCGTTATTGCATACTTGAGAACGGGTCGACTCGAAGTATCTATGATTATGCACATGCTTGGTAATATATTTGCTACATTCCAAAATTATTTTTGGTAG
- a CDS encoding ABC transporter permease has translation MKIKYWIWPIIVLVLAIFAYLLYDKANTIHQSEALLPPSLHHLLGTDDLGRDFLTRLFVGSMVTLGLTTLILIGTVILGLILGLMSALIGRWFDSIMMAFADMLIALPSIIIALVILGFVNNSIIGLCLALIIGWLGRYLRYFRNLARDAKTQPFVKYAALSGLSKSQTTLFHIVPHLLSNVMALITADFGKLMLSISGLAFIGLGVKPPLPELGAILYDGKSYFYSAPWLFFFPGILLGGFALICQILNRRYIR, from the coding sequence ATGAAGATTAAATATTGGATATGGCCGATTATCGTTCTCGTTTTAGCAATATTTGCTTATCTGTTATATGACAAAGCAAATACGATTCATCAATCAGAAGCGTTATTACCACCTAGTCTTCATCACCTTTTAGGTACGGATGATTTAGGTCGTGATTTCCTAACGCGCCTGTTTGTAGGTAGCATGGTAACACTTGGATTAACGACGCTTATTTTAATTGGTACTGTGATACTTGGATTGATTTTAGGATTAATGTCTGCCCTTATCGGACGTTGGTTCGATTCCATTATGATGGCGTTTGCTGATATGTTAATTGCTTTACCTTCAATCATTATCGCCTTAGTGATACTTGGTTTCGTCAATAATTCAATTATTGGTTTATGCCTAGCCTTAATCATCGGTTGGTTAGGACGCTATCTACGTTACTTTAGAAATCTCGCACGCGATGCTAAGACGCAGCCTTTTGTGAAATACGCAGCTTTAAGTGGGTTATCTAAGTCACAGACAACACTCTTTCATATCGTGCCTCACCTCCTCAGTAACGTGATGGCATTAATAACTGCAGATTTCGGTAAATTGATGCTTAGCATTTCCGGATTAGCCTTTATTGGGTTAGGCGTTAAACCACCCTTACCAGAATTAGGCGCCATTCTCTATGATGGTAAGAGTTATTTCTATTCAGCACCTTGGTTATTCTTCTTCCCAGGGATTCTATTAGGAGGTTTCGCACTCATATGTCAAATACTCAACCGTCGCTACATTCGTTAG
- a CDS encoding ABC transporter permease, translated as MINIAKHFIKLIIYLVVISFILFVLLENTTGNPAVQYLQEHGVSQITPERIKMAQDKLGLSQAMPIRYVQWLGNAFTGDLGTSFSNGEPVIDRIALAIVPTLKLILGSAIILFPLGYIIGYLCGNHPRKTWSFVITRVSQIITSLPEYWLAIIFIYYFGVKWHIFPFVGSNSWAYFVLPITILVLVEGSHMILLSSHLFENTLHSQPYQLAQLRHFKLKDRIYVQVKEILAPLLTITINNFIHLFSRVIILEVIFSISGLGKLLINGINLRDYPLTQGILMIIIVMIMVLNFFGDILLEKSDPRLRMSKSLGGRITYED; from the coding sequence ATGATTAATATCGCTAAACATTTCATTAAATTAATCATATATTTAGTTGTTATTTCATTTATTTTGTTTGTTCTTTTAGAAAATACAACCGGCAACCCAGCTGTCCAATATTTACAAGAACATGGTGTCTCACAAATTACACCAGAGCGAATTAAAATGGCGCAAGACAAGTTAGGTCTTAGCCAAGCAATGCCGATTCGTTATGTACAATGGCTTGGTAATGCCTTTACAGGTGACCTTGGAACAAGCTTTAGTAATGGTGAACCTGTGATCGATCGCATTGCACTTGCGATTGTGCCAACACTTAAATTAATTTTAGGTTCAGCCATTATCCTATTCCCATTGGGGTATATCATCGGTTATCTATGTGGCAATCATCCACGTAAAACATGGTCATTCGTTATCACCCGTGTTTCACAAATCATTACATCGTTACCTGAGTATTGGTTAGCTATTATTTTCATTTATTATTTCGGCGTTAAGTGGCATATATTCCCGTTTGTAGGTAGTAATAGCTGGGCGTACTTTGTGCTGCCGATAACCATTTTGGTGCTCGTTGAAGGTAGTCATATGATTTTGTTAAGTAGTCATCTTTTCGAAAATACGTTACACAGTCAACCATATCAATTAGCACAACTACGTCATTTCAAATTAAAAGATCGCATCTATGTCCAAGTGAAAGAAATTCTAGCACCACTGTTAACTATTACCATTAACAATTTCATTCATTTGTTTAGCCGCGTGATTATCTTAGAAGTCATATTTAGTATTTCTGGACTAGGCAAGCTATTAATTAATGGCATAAATTTACGAGATTATCCTTTAACTCAAGGTATTCTCATGATTATTATTGTAATGATTATGGTACTTAATTTCTTCGGCGATATTTTACTTGAGAAAAGCGACCCACGTCTGAGAATGTCGAAATCGTTAGGAGGCCGTATAACATATGAAGATTAA
- a CDS encoding ABC transporter ATP-binding protein, which yields MSNTQPSLHSLDSVLHLENVSAHDGAMSLLNQINLNVLEGSFHCLVGESGSGKSLLSRVALGMANTQLSITGQIDINLDDTDAMFQDTSSNFFQNVRISKHFDALFDSLNSKLSRTEQHEFVKRQFTHLGLDHPQELLTYYPFQLSGGMAQRIALVMSIVREARFLIADEPTSALDYDNRNNLMWLLNHVVKQHDMTILFITHDLSLVKDYATHISVMHEGHIIESGHAKDILESPQHPYTQQLIELANRRNHYVTD from the coding sequence ATGTCAAATACTCAACCGTCGCTACATTCGTTAGATTCTGTTTTACATTTGGAAAATGTCTCTGCCCATGATGGCGCTATGTCTTTACTCAATCAAATTAATTTAAATGTGCTAGAGGGAAGTTTTCATTGTTTAGTAGGAGAAAGTGGCAGTGGTAAATCCCTACTTTCAAGAGTGGCGTTAGGCATGGCAAATACGCAATTATCTATCACAGGTCAAATAGACATAAACTTGGATGACACAGATGCAATGTTTCAAGATACGAGTAGTAATTTCTTTCAAAATGTACGTATTAGTAAACACTTTGATGCATTATTCGATTCACTAAATTCTAAATTGTCTCGTACAGAACAACATGAATTTGTGAAGCGACAATTTACGCATCTTGGCTTAGATCATCCACAAGAATTATTAACCTATTATCCATTTCAGTTAAGTGGTGGTATGGCGCAACGTATCGCTTTAGTTATGTCCATTGTTCGCGAAGCACGATTCTTAATTGCTGATGAACCAACTAGCGCGTTAGACTATGATAATCGCAATAATCTGATGTGGCTCCTAAACCATGTTGTGAAACAACATGATATGACAATTTTATTTATTACACATGATTTAAGTTTAGTTAAGGATTACGCTACACATATTAGTGTGATGCATGAAGGTCATATCATTGAAAGCGGACATGCTAAAGACATTTTAGAATCCCCTCAACATCCCTATACTCAACAACTGATTGAACTTGCGAATAGGAGAAATCACTATGTTACGGATTAA
- a CDS encoding CPBP family intramembrane metalloprotease, whose translation MKLLKIIGMFILALLIMSITQGIASIFSDLIPFLGIDAILQGVLYVIFSFLVVRLFITRVFKDNLKAYRITKPKFNVIYVVLGIGLPVAVYAVYFIFVPGDFIVHHFSTLNDTLHTFFWSIFVTAIGGAIVEEMVCRGLLMGYVEKKTNIKVAIISTAIFFGAIHLLNGGLNVTSFFLLLISGSLVGIMFGLATYKFNTIWASITLHFCWNLSQILFITEKESKYSIWQYVVHTKNIAITGNQFGYEASVISIAGYVCMILILLTIKRKQA comes from the coding sequence ATGAAATTATTAAAAATCATAGGTATGTTCATTCTAGCACTACTAATCATGAGCATTACGCAAGGCATTGCATCCATCTTTAGTGACTTAATTCCATTTCTAGGTATAGACGCTATTTTACAAGGGGTATTATATGTCATCTTTTCATTTCTCGTTGTTCGATTATTCATAACGCGTGTGTTTAAAGATAATTTGAAAGCGTATCGCATCACGAAACCTAAATTTAATGTCATCTATGTGGTATTAGGTATAGGTTTACCAGTGGCAGTTTATGCGGTATATTTCATCTTTGTACCAGGTGATTTCATCGTACATCATTTTAGTACTTTGAATGATACATTGCACACGTTTTTCTGGTCTATCTTTGTAACAGCCATTGGTGGCGCAATCGTTGAAGAAATGGTATGCAGAGGTTTGTTGATGGGCTATGTTGAGAAGAAGACCAATATCAAAGTTGCTATTATTTCCACGGCAATATTTTTTGGTGCCATTCATTTATTAAACGGTGGACTAAATGTAACTAGTTTCTTCTTATTATTAATTAGCGGTTCGTTAGTAGGCATCATGTTTGGTTTAGCGACTTATAAATTCAATACGATTTGGGCAAGCATTACGTTACATTTTTGCTGGAATTTATCCCAAATTTTATTCATCACTGAAAAGGAAAGCAAGTATAGCATATGGCAGTATGTCGTACATACTAAGAACATAGCTATAACAGGCAATCAATTTGGTTATGAAGCATCAGTGATATCCATCGCTGGATATGTATGCATGATTTTAATTTTACTAACAATTAAGCGAAAGCAAGCATAA